Within the Montipora foliosa isolate CH-2021 chromosome 11, ASM3666993v2, whole genome shotgun sequence genome, the region ccggagaaccttaaaattttcatcgattatctcaacaacattcaccctaccattaaattcactagctcacactctcccaccagtgttcctttccttgacgttaacgtctcactaactagtgacggaaacataaatacagacctatacacgaaacccacggacaaacaccaacatttactttattcctcttgtcatcctctacatacaaaaaaagcaatccctttcagcctagcactccgtctacgacgaatttgttctaccgacgaaacgttcaagattcgcaccacggaactaacgacataccttctgaaacgaggttacaaacgcaactttgttactaaacaaatacaacgggctgcagacattccccgcacacataccctacaacctaaacagacagacaaacccaaacgAATACCTTTCattacgacctataatccatcacttccttccatcttcaacataataaaaaaacactacaatctacttctttcttctgaccgctgcaaaaatgctttcctccatctacctgttgtggctttcaggcgctcccctaaccttcgagacctgctggttacagctaaactgtcccccaatgtaactcattctaattccacacttccttccggttcttttcgctgtggcaaaaactgcgctacctgtccttacattttccatggactaaccaactacaaattctgctctactggcgaaacgcgctccattaattttcacataacttgcgaaactaaaaaccttatctacatgattcaatgcaacagatgccatctacagtacataggagaaactaaacgacgtttaaaagaccgttttaatgaacaccgccgcactttagataacgctaacaccaaatccaaacctactacagtcgcagaacatttcctctcctctccccacaacatctccaaggacatgcaattaatccctatcgaaaaaatattttctagcagagactcgatccgtaaggccagggaagcttttttaattttaaaaggcaggacaattgatcccaacggtcttaatatccgcgaagaaacgtattagatttcagtttattattttagtgatttccgttatttttccgtgactcagtatttgaattcaaaatctttgtaactgctatgttttatcacatttttcccagtattacgtcaacatccatttactatatatatatatgtacatagaagcaattcaatgtaaactctcattgtacctgaagaaggctggtttggccagccgaaatatagtacatcactaaaatcaaatctacgttgtatcggctcttgcttaaaatatttagtttctcaacttgaaataacgccgatcagatcaagccactgatccaacgtacaccgacaggaaaattgtccacggttgcttgcttcgaaactctcgTTTAGGGTTGCCCGCAAAAAATATAACTGAAGATTTATGATGGTGCTTTTAAAAACTACTTATACGTAAAAGTATTCGATGACGATGTCTTTGCAATCATTAAAAGGCACtgtatttttcatttgtctATGTTTTGacatggtctcctttaggggtcaaaaaaagcttgggccacgcccagatcaGTCTCTTTTAGGGGCttaattgccggttttcacttgacgtcacaACCCTTTCCAAATATGGGCATCCGCCATAGTTGTGTCCCTCGATCCGCGAAATGTATGGTAATCGTAAGTCATCTTTATCGACCTCTCCTGGTTTTTGTGGAATTTTTCGCTTCTATCATGGATTTAGCGGAAGATAAAGCTGAAGAAGACTTGGAGACCCTTTCGTTTAATATTCCTGTGTTGTCAGAGTACGCTAAAGCTTTAGACAAGCAAGTAAAGAGACGATATCTCGAAAAGATATCAGTCGTAGGAGTTGACCCTGTCAGTATTCCTAGTGAGCAGTTTGATCCCGAGTGTTTGCCGCAAAAAGAATCGACTGATTTGCATGGATATCTCGTCTTAGAGACAAGCTTTTATACAGGACAGCAGTTCAACGCCTACAAGAGCTTGGAAGCGTTTAATCAGATGGTTTCTGGTTTCGTAACTTCTGTAAGAGGGTGCAAGATTTCCAATAAGCATGTGGTCGTCGCAAAAGTGCGGCACTCTCAACGAATGAATGACCCGCTGGTGAACATTTGGATAATCGCCGACAGTGATGGAACCATTCTGTCCACTCACTGTTTAGGCTGCAAAGCTGGGCTCACTGAGTCATGTTCTCACATCGCCAGTGTTTTATTTTACATTGAAGCTTGGATACGAATCAATGGCAAATTAGCTTGCACACAAGTAAAGTGTACATGGCTTCTACCCACTTTCGTGAATCAGGTGCCCTATGCTAGGGTTCGAAATATTGACTTTTCTTCGGCAAAAAAGATGAAGGAAAACCTCGATGCAAAAATCGATTGTTTGACTGAGAGTAACATCGAAGATGTGTTTTCACATCAGCAGGGTCAAGCAGAAACGGGGCGCCCCAACGTTCTTTCCCCATCACAAGCGGAGATGACGTCTCTCTTTTAGAAATTAAATAACTGCAAATTAAAGCCAGTAACTCTGAGTTTAACTGCCAAATATGCTGATCATTTCATAGCTAAAAGTAGGACTGTCCCAGTTGTTTCTGACCTGTTCGAGACAGAGAATCTTGATCTGGATTATCATGAACTATACATacagtggtattaaaaacgaaaattacactaaccaagtttcaatggtgtgactttcgtcgacaactatcagcgacagttgtctcttgagcgCCGTGGATTCATCCCGCAACAACCGCAAGTCTCGACAAAGCTTGCTcagcggaagggtaaatgacttgaaagttgttgttcttcatctcatttaatacatccacagttttctcaaaacccttaacgctcatatcaaaatcattagaattaatgtgttcctctcctatacttcgtaacggtacaataacccaacacgagggccgatctcttccagaaatgctttcattttccaattgcttgacaaGTACAGAGctttggtagatcaggctcttcCGAATCCTGTAGGaaggacagccaatacatcTGTTAGGAGATTGGACCCGAGTCTAGAGTATTATGGGATATAGAGCGAGAGTAACACGAGTTAAAGTTGTTAAAGACGTTTATATGAACCGGTGTCGTCTCTTCCACGCAATAACATGGTACCAGGagtaaagaaaataagaaaattactgCTGAACTACTTCTAATCTGCTGTGAAACCTGTTTGGAGGTTCCAGGAGGAAAATCTGTAAACATTTCTGCGAAGACAGTCACCGAACCAATTCGCACCAAACCTCCTGCAATTGACATCGTGAGGCGAAAAGCGATATAGagcgtttttacatgacgtcacggcagccatgttggtgttccaaaacaaagaaacggcggccatgttggtgttccaaactaatcctctgggaattgaactcaatttttatgcaaatagtttcttttgtttcattaaatttgtatttattttggtcacgtgagtgaaaacgctctattctgAGCGAATTTTCATCGTCAACTTTCTGCTGGAGCAAGGAATTCTGATAATTTCTGCATCTGTTTATTGCTGCCGTTGTGAAAGATGTCTGGCGAAGGAGATGAGGGTGCTCCTGCTCAAAATCCGGCTGATCATTtttctggaaatattatgaacttTGAGCGACCAAAGTTCAATGCTCGCCAAGAAAATCGCCTCGAAGCATAAAAAGCATTCAACAAAAAGTGTGGATATATCTTCAAAGGAAGCCTCGTTGATATATCAGAGGAACGAAAGTGTATACTGGTACAAGATTGGCTCGGACAGAAGATTTATGACAGTTTAGACTGGGGCGAACTTGAAGATGTAAACAATTACGAACTGATGTGGACTAAACTGGAAGGAGCGGTAATTAAAGTGCTGAATGTAATGGGATTGTAGCTTCAAAGAAATTCAAGGAACGAGTTCAGAACCCTAAAGAGACAATCACTTCGTTTGTCTCTGATTTGATGCTGTTAGTTAAAGATTGCAATTACATAGATGAAGATAGACAAGTGAGAGACCAGATTGTGTATGGAGTTTCTGATGATGATTTGAAGAAAAAACTGCCTACTCGAATTCAAGCTGTGTCAATTGTTAAAGCGCATGAAACCACAAACCAAGAAGGTCAGGAATGCTGTCTAAAACCACATGTGAGTGATAGTACCAAAGCTGTATTTAAAGATAAGCCAAACAAACGTCTTATGTGTAACTACTGTGCTAACAAGAAAGGATCACATAGCTTCACCAACAAGAGACACTGCCCTGCCTGGGGAGCAGTGTGTGACCTTTTCAGGATTAACAACCATTTTAAACATTCCAAGGAATGTAAGCGACtccaaaaagagagaaaatcgaAACCAGCAAATCAAAAGCAATCACAATCATCTAAGAAACCATTTGTCCagaaagttgatgaagatggtgAAGAGCATTTTTATGAAGTTGTGGACCAAATGTGTGCCCTGAAACAACAATGTGACCATCGAAAAGCTTTTGCAAACCTTCTTGTCTCAAAGAAAAGAATCTCTTTGAACTTTCAGACAGACTCTGGTTCCACATGCAGTACTTTACCAGTTGATATGTACAAGGAGATAAGTGGTGATCATGACCTACAGGACCTAAATACAACTTTCCGTCCAGTCCTTTCACTCTATGATGAGAAAACTCAGATCCAAACACTGGGAACCATAAAATGTTTTGTGTTCAACCCTGCAACTGGAGAAGAAGGGAGTATTCAGTTTAGAATCGTTGCTGAGGACCTGACCCCTCTAATTGGTTTAAGTGACTCTGAGGAGCTAAAGTTTATTGAGCATCTTCGAGAGAACATTGCTACTGTAGATTCTGGCAAACCCAATGTTCCTTCATCTGCTTCAGAATTACACACACCACTGACCTTGCAAACCATTCAGTGCAAGTACCCTGAGGTGTTTGAGAACTGTGTAGGAAAACTGGATGGTGAACTGCACCTCTACACGAAACTGTTACTCCAACGAAAGCCGCTCCCAGGGAGATCCCCCTGTCCGTTAAACACAAATTTATAGCTGAAGTTAAAGATCTTCAAGAACAAGGCATTATTGAAAAGTAACCGAGCCCACTGACTGGGCGAGTTCTCCCACGATAGTCAACAAGCCTTCTGCTAAGAATGGAATAAGACTTTGCATTGATTCCAGACCTCTGAACACTGCACTCAAGCGCTCTGAGTATCCAACACCAACCGTAGATCATCTCCTTACAAAAATTAGCAATGTTAAAGTGTTTACCCTGGCTGACATCAAAACAGCTTTCTGGCATGTCCCAGCTCCCTTCTCACAACCTTCAACACTCCTGTAGGAAGAATGAAATGGAACAGAATGCCTTTTGGCATTAGTGTCGCAACTGAAGAATTCCAAAGAAGAATAGATGAGAGTTTAGAAGGACTGGATGGTGGTACTAAAGCCATTGCTGATGATATCCTCATCTGGGAAGATGGCAACAACATCGAGGAAGCAACATCCAACCATGATGCCCGACTCTCAGCTTTGCTGGACAGATGCCAACAGAAGCACATCAAACTAAA harbors:
- the LOC137976768 gene encoding uncharacterized protein, with protein sequence MDLAEDKAEEDLETLSFNIPVLSEYAKALDKQVKRRYLEKISVVGVDPVSIPSEQFDPECLPQKESTDLHGYLVLETSFYTGQQFNAYKSLEAFNQMVSGFVTSVRGCKISNKHVVVAKVRHSQRMNDPLVNIWIIADSDGTILSTHCLGCKAGLTESCSHIASVLFYIEAWIRINGKLACTQVKCTWLLPTFVNQVPYARVRNIDFSSAKKMKENLDAKIDCLTESNIEDVFSHQQGQAETGRPNVLSPSQAEMTSLF